Proteins encoded together in one Neisseria lactamica window:
- the def gene encoding peptide deformylase: MALLNILQYPDERLHTVAKPVEQVDGRIQKLVADMFETMYEARGIGLAATQVDVHERVVVMDLSENRSEPRVFINPVIVEKDGETTYEEGCLSVPGIYDTVTRAERVKVEALNEKGEKFTLEADGLLAICVQHELDHLMGIVFVERLSQLKQSRIKTKLKKRQKHTI, encoded by the coding sequence ATGGCTTTACTGAATATCTTGCAATATCCCGACGAGCGTCTGCACACGGTGGCAAAGCCTGTCGAACAAGTCGACGGGCGCATCCAAAAGCTGGTTGCCGATATGTTTGAAACGATGTACGAGGCGCGCGGCATCGGGCTGGCGGCGACGCAGGTCGATGTGCACGAGCGCGTGGTCGTGATGGATTTGTCCGAAAACCGCAGCGAACCGCGCGTGTTCATCAACCCCGTCATTGTTGAGAAAGACGGTGAAACCACTTACGAAGAGGGCTGCCTGTCGGTGCCGGGTATTTACGACACCGTAACCCGCGCCGAACGCGTCAAGGTCGAGGCTTTGAACGAAAAAGGCGAAAAGTTCACGCTGGAGGCGGACGGCTTGCTGGCGATTTGCGTGCAGCACGAGTTGGACCACCTGATGGGCATTGTGTTTGTCGAACGCCTGTCGCAGCTCAAGCAGAGCCGGATTAAGACCAAGTTGAAAAAACGTCAGAAACATACGATTTGA